The DNA region TCGAATTGTGTTTTTTCAGCAGGACCAGATTCGCCACCAGCAGGAGCTGCTGCAACAGCTACAGGAGCTGCAGCGGGTTCGATACCATACTCATCTTTAAGTATTTGTGCTAATTCGTTAACTTCTTTTACGGTTAGATTTACTAACTGTTCAGCTAAAACTTTTAAATCTGCCATTGTTGTAAAGTTTTAAATTTATACTACATTAATTTATTTTTCTGAAAGGGTTTTCACCACACCGGCAATAATATGTTTACCGGATTCGAGTGAAGAAATAACGTTACGCATTGGTGATTGTAACAATAGAATGATGTCTCCAATGAGTTCTTCTTTGCTCTTGATTGAGGCAAGTGTTTCTAATTGATTATCACCAACATAAACGGATTCTTCAACATAAGCTGCTTTAATTAAGGGTTTTGGTTGTTTTTTACGTAACTCCTTAATTAATTTTGCAGGTTCGCTACTGGAGTTAGAAAACATTATAGAAGAGCCACCTTTTAAAGTATCGAAAATAGGTGTGTACTTATCTTCGAATTTTTCGAGTGCTTTTCTAAATAATGTATTTTTTACTGTTATCAGTTTAATGTTTTTCTCGTAACATTTACGACGCAACAAGCTAGTATCCGAAGCATTCATATCAGCAATATCAGTTACATAAAAGTGACTGTATTGCTTAATTTGTTCGGTAAGTTGGTCGATTATTTGATTTTTTTCTTCTCTTGTCATAGTATTACTTCTCCCTCATTAAGCTTCAACAGACTTAGGATCAACTTTAATACCCGGGCTCATAGTACTTGACATGTATAAGCTCTGGATATAAGTTCCTTTTGCTGAAGTTGGTTTAAGTTTAATAATAGTGCGAATAAATTCAAGTGCATTTTCGTAAATTTGGGTTTCGTTAAATGAAACTTTACCAATAGAAGAGTGTACAATGCCGTTTTTATCAACTTTAAAATCTATTTTTCCCATCTTTACTTCTTTTACGGCTTTACCAATTTCCATGGTAACGGTACCACTTTTAGGATTTGGCATTAAACCACGGGGTCCTAAAACTTTACCCAATGCACCTATTTTACCCATTACCGAGGGCATAGTAATAATAACATCTACATCTGTCCAACCACCCTTTATCTTTTCGATATACTCATCTAAACCAACATAATCGGCACCAGCTTCTTTAGCTTCTGTTTCTTTATCGGGTGTACACAATACCAACACGCGAGTTTGTTTACCTGTTCCGTGAGGTAGTGTAACTACACCACGAACCATTTGATTCGATTTACGTGGGTCAATACCTAAACGTACATCTAAATCAACAGAAGCATCAAACTTTGTAAAAGTAATTTCTTTTACTAGCTTGGCTGCTTCTTGCAAAGTATAAGCTTGTTGCTTATTGAGCTTTGCAAGCACTGATTTTCTATTTTTTGTTAACTTATTCATTGTAAATTATTATTACTAGTTAAAAGGAGGTGTACCAACAACTGTTATTCCCATGCTTCTGGCTGTACCAGCAATCATTTTCATTGCCGACTCAAGCGTAAAACAGTTTAAATCAACCATTTTATCTTGAGCAATAGCTTTAACCTGATCCCAGGTAACTTGCCCTACTTTGTTACGGTTGGGTTCAGATGAACCTTTTTGCAATTTTGCAGCTTCGAGCAATTGAACTGCAGCAGGAGGAGTTTTTACAACAAAATCAAACGATTTATCGTTGTAAACGGTAATTACAACGGGTAAAATCTTACCTGCCTTGTCTTGTGTTCGGGCATTAAATTGTTTGCAAAATTCCATGATATTAACACCTTTTGAACCTAATGCAGGTCCTACGGGTGGTGATGGATTTGCAGCACCGCCTTTAATTTGTAACTTAATGTAAGTTTCAATTTGCTTTGCCATAGGCTTTTAATTTTCTTTTTCTACTTGCATAAAACTTAACTCAAGGGGGGTTTTACGTCCAAAAATTTTTACCATCACCTTGAGTTTCTTTTTTTCTTCGTTCACTTCTTCGATGATACCAGTAAAGCCATTGAAAGGCCCGTCAATAACTTTAACCGATTCATTAACGAAGAATGGTGTAACGTTTTCTTCACCACTTTCAGCTAACTCGTCCACTTTTCCTAATATACGATTAATTTCGTTTGGTTTTAGTGGAATAGGTTCGCCTTCGGGAGTTGTTAAAAATCCGAGTACACCATTTACATGACGTATTATATGGGCTATCTCGCCCACTAATGTGCCATATATTAAGATGTAACCGGGGAAATAATTACGTTCTTTACTAATCTTTTTACCTTTTCGTAATTGATAAACTTTTTCGGTAGGAACTAATACCTGCGAAACATAATCTTGTAAATTGAGACGATTAATTTCGGCCTCAATATACTCTTTTATCTTCTTTTCTTTGCCACTAATGGCTTTTACTACATACCACTGTTTCGAGTTATCGTCCATACCTAAAGAAGATTAGTAAAACAACCTGTAAATCCCATGCATTACATTGCTGAAAGCTAAGTCCATCAATGAAACGATGAGTGCTATAATAAAGGAAGCAACCATTACAACGATAGCACTTGACTGAAGCTCTTTCCATGTAGGCCAAGTAACTTTCTCTTTAAGCTCTACATAAGCTTCGTGCAAGTATGTTCTAATTTTTTTCATAATTACTTTTTGTCTGGCACGGGTGGAGAGACTCGAACTCCCAGCCAATGGTTTTGGAGACCACTACTCTACCAATTGAGCTACACCCGTATAAAAGTAAAACAGCTAATGCTGTTTTACTTTATTTTTTTTTATTCAATAATTTCGGTTACCTGACCTGCTCCAACGGTTCTACCACCTTCGCGAATAGCAAAGCGTAAACCCTTATTGATAGCAACAGGATAAATCAATTTTACTTCGATAGATAAGTTATCGCCTGGCATAACCATTTCTACACCTTCGGGAAGAATAACTTCACCAGTAATATCTAAGGTACGTAAGTAGAATTGTGGACGATAGTGATTTCTGAATGCAGTATGACGTCCACCTTCTTCTTTCTTTAAGATATAAACTTCGGCTTTAAAATGGGTATGAGGGGTTATGGTTCCAGGTTTTGCAATAACCATACCTCTTTGAATTTCTTTTTTATCAATACCACGAAGTAATAAACCTACGTTATCACCAGCTTCACCACGGTCTAATATTTTGCGGAACATTTCAACACCTGTGATAACCGTTTTTTTCTTTTCATGTCCTAAACCAACAATTTCCATTTCGTCGCCGGTATTTACAACTCCGGTTTCGATTCTACCGGTAGCAACAGTACCACGACCTGTAATAGAGAATACGTCTTCAACAGGCATTAAGAATGGCTTATCGATATCGCGAGTAGGCAGAGGAATATACTCATCAACTGCGTTCATGAGTTCCATAATTTTTGCTACCCATTTGGGATCGCCATTTAAACCGCCTAATGCAGAACCGCGGATAACAGGAGCATTATCGCCATCGAATTGATAGAAGCTTAATAATTCGCGAACTTCCATTTCTACGAGGTCGAGCATTTCTTCGTCTTCTACCATGTCCACTTTGTTGATGAAAACAACAATTTTAGGAACATTTACCTGACGAGCTAAAAGAATATGTTCGCGGGTTTGTGGCATAGGACCATCGGTAGCAGCAACCACTAAAATAGCACCATCCATTTGTGCAGCACCGGTAACCATGTTTTTAATATAGTCGGCATGTCCGGGGCAGTCGATATGAGCATAATGTCTTTTTTCAGTTTGATATTCAACATGAGCAGTGTTAATTGTAATACCACGTTCTTTTTCTTCCGGTGCATTATCAATAGAATCAAATGAACGGAATTCTGATAATCCTTTTTCTGCCAAAACTTTAGTAATTGCAGCCGTTAAAGTGGTCTTACCATGGTCTATGTGTCCAATGGTACCAATATTAACGTGAGGTTTCGTTCTTTCAAATTTTTCTTTTGCCATAATTTAGAATTTTATAAAATTAATACTCGTTTTTAAAATAAAGTTAGAGCCAATGATGGGAGTTGAACCCATGACCCCTTCCTTACCAAGGAAGTGCTCTACCACTGAGCTACATCGGCAAAAAGAGCGGGAAACGGGACTCGGACCCGCGACCCTCAGCGTGGAAGGCTGATGCTCTACCAACTGAGCTATTCCCGCAACTATATTGGTAAGTGGGGAGAGCAGGATTCGAACCTACGAAGGCATACGCCAGCAGATTTAC from Bacteroidales bacterium includes:
- the nusG gene encoding transcription termination/antitermination factor NusG, with the protein product MDDNSKQWYVVKAISGKEKKIKEYIEAEINRLNLQDYVSQVLVPTEKVYQLRKGKKISKERNYFPGYILIYGTLVGEIAHIIRHVNGVLGFLTTPEGEPIPLKPNEINRILGKVDELAESGEENVTPFFVNESVKVIDGPFNGFTGIIEEVNEEKKKLKVMVKIFGRKTPLELSFMQVEKEN
- the tuf gene encoding elongation factor Tu, which gives rise to MAKEKFERTKPHVNIGTIGHIDHGKTTLTAAITKVLAEKGLSEFRSFDSIDNAPEEKERGITINTAHVEYQTEKRHYAHIDCPGHADYIKNMVTGAAQMDGAILVVAATDGPMPQTREHILLARQVNVPKIVVFINKVDMVEDEEMLDLVEMEVRELLSFYQFDGDNAPVIRGSALGGLNGDPKWVAKIMELMNAVDEYIPLPTRDIDKPFLMPVEDVFSITGRGTVATGRIETGVVNTGDEMEIVGLGHEKKKTVITGVEMFRKILDRGEAGDNVGLLLRGIDKKEIQRGMVIAKPGTITPHTHFKAEVYILKKEEGGRHTAFRNHYRPQFYLRTLDITGEVILPEGVEMVMPGDNLSIEVKLIYPVAINKGLRFAIREGGRTVGAGQVTEIIE
- a CDS encoding 50S ribosomal protein L1, yielding MNKLTKNRKSVLAKLNKQQAYTLQEAAKLVKEITFTKFDASVDLDVRLGIDPRKSNQMVRGVVTLPHGTGKQTRVLVLCTPDKETEAKEAGADYVGLDEYIEKIKGGWTDVDVIITMPSVMGKIGALGKVLGPRGLMPNPKSGTVTMEIGKAVKEVKMGKIDFKVDKNGIVHSSIGKVSFNETQIYENALEFIRTIIKLKPTSAKGTYIQSLYMSSTMSPGIKVDPKSVEA
- a CDS encoding 50S ribosomal protein L10 — protein: MTREEKNQIIDQLTEQIKQYSHFYVTDIADMNASDTSLLRRKCYEKNIKLITVKNTLFRKALEKFEDKYTPIFDTLKGGSSIMFSNSSSEPAKLIKELRKKQPKPLIKAAYVEESVYVGDNQLETLASIKSKEELIGDIILLLQSPMRNVISSLESGKHIIAGVVKTLSEK
- the secE gene encoding preprotein translocase subunit SecE → MKKIRTYLHEAYVELKEKVTWPTWKELQSSAIVVMVASFIIALIVSLMDLAFSNVMHGIYRLFY
- the rplK gene encoding 50S ribosomal protein L11, with protein sequence MAKQIETYIKLQIKGGAANPSPPVGPALGSKGVNIMEFCKQFNARTQDKAGKILPVVITVYNDKSFDFVVKTPPAAVQLLEAAKLQKGSSEPNRNKVGQVTWDQVKAIAQDKMVDLNCFTLESAMKMIAGTARSMGITVVGTPPFN